The Candidatus Binatia bacterium DNA window GGAGCGCGAGCAGCGTCTCGAGCAATTTCTTATTGTCCACGGGATGGAGCCCGATGCTCGGCTCGTCCAGGATGTAGAGGACGCCGGTGAGGCGCGACCCGATCTGGGTCGCGAGGCGGATCCGCTGCGCCTCCCCGCCCGAGAGCGTCCCCGCGGCGCGGTCCAGCGTGAGATAGCCGACCCCGACGTCGTCCAGGAACTCCAGCCGCTGCCGGAGCTCCTTCACGACCGGAGCCGCGATCCCCGCGTCGCGCGGCGACAGCGCCATCCCGCGCATCACCTCGAGCGCGCGCGTGACCGGGCGGCCGGTCCACTCGGCGATCGAGAGCCCGTCCACCTTCACGGCCAGCGACTCGGGCTTCAGACGCGCGCCGTTGCAGGCGGGGCAGGGCTTCTTGGTCATGAGGGCGCCGATCTGCTCCCGCACCGCGTCCGACGTGGTCTCGCGATAGCGGCGCTGCAGCTCGTTCAGGATCCCGCGGAACTTCCCCGTGTGCGACAGCGTGCGGCCGTCCTTCAGGCGGAAGGCGTAGTCCAGCTTCTCGTCCCCCAGCCCGCTCAACAGGGCGCCCTTCGCCGAGGCGGGCAGCTTTCCGAAAGGCGTATCCAGGGAGATCTTGAGCCGCTTGGCCACGGCCTTGAGCGTCCCCTTGGTCCAGGTCCCCTCGGCGTCGCCCCACATGGGGATCGCCCCCTCGCGGAGCGACTTCGTCCGGTCGGGGACGACCAGGTCCGCGTCGATCTCCATGGTGGTGCCGAGCCCGTCGCAGGTCTTGCACGCGCCGTAGGGGCTGTTGAAGGAGAAGCTGCGCGGCTGGAGCGGCTCGTACGAGATCCCGCACGCCGGGCACGCCGCGCTCGAGGAGAGCGTCTCCTCCTCCTCGCCGTCGACCAGGGCGAGCGCGAGCCCTTCCGCCAGCCGGGTCGCGGTCTCCAGCGCCTCGTGGAGGCGGCTCCGGCGCTCCGTGTCGGCCGGCAGGCGGTCCACGACGATCTCGATCGTGTGCTTCCGCTTCTTGTCGAGCGCGATCTCCTCCTCCAGCTCCACCCACCCTCCGTCCACGCGCGCCCGCACGTAGCCCAGCCGGCGCCACTGCGCGATCTCCTTCCGGTACTCCCCCTTCCGGCCGCGCACGACCGGGGCCAGGATCTGGAGCCTTCGGCCGCGGTAGGCGGCGAGGAGATGGTCCACCATCTCCTGCACCGTCTGGCGGCGGATGGGCCGTCCGCACTGGACGCAGTGCTGCACGCCGATCCGCGCGTAGAGAAGGCGCAGGTAGTCGTAGATCTCGGTGACCGTGGCCACCGTGGAGCGGGGGTTCGTCCCCGCCGTGCGCTGCTCGATCGAGATGGCCGGCGAGAGCCCCTCGATCTGGTCGACGTCGGGCTTCTCCATCTGGCCGAGGAACTGCCGCGCATAGGCCGACAGCGACTCGACGTAGCGCCGCTGCCCCTCGGCGTAGAGGGTGTCGAAGGCGAGCGAGGACTTCCCGGAGCCGGAGACGCCGGTGATCACCACCAGCCGGTTCCGGGGGATGTCGAGGTCGAGGGACTTGAGATTGTGCTCGCGGGCGCCGCGGATCTTGATGAGGTCCATGGGAGAGATTCTACCCTACTCGTAGCGCAGCGCCTCCACCGGGTCGAGCCGCGCCGCCTTGACCGCCGGGTACATCCCGAAGAAGAGCCCGATGGAGGTCGAGGAGAAGAAAGCGAGCAGGATCCCCCACGGCGGCACCGCGAAGGAGAGCGGGGTCAGGACGTCGATCAGCCAGCCCACCAGAAGCCCCAGCGTCACGCCGATGATCCCGCCCGTGCCGGTCAGGGTCATCGCCTCCACGAGGAACTGCCAGAGCACGTCCTTCTGCCGCGCCCCGATCGCTTTCCGGATCCCGATTTCGCGCGTCCGCTCGGTCACCGACACCAGCATGATGTTCATGACCCCGATCCCCCCGACCAGGAGTCCGATCGAGGAGATCACGACCATGACCAGGTAGAAGGCGCCGGTGATCTGCTTGTAGAGATCCACCAGCGACTGGTCGGTGAAGACCGCGAAGTTGTCCGACTGGCTGTAGCGCAGCCGCCGCTGCCGGCGGAGCACCTCGATGATCTGATCCTTGGCGGTGTCGATCAGCTCCGGCGCCCGAGGCTTCGCGTTCAGCACCATCGGCAGGTCGGGGCCGAAGTTCTTCTCCAGCGAGGTGTAGGGGGTGATCACGATGTCGTCGAGGCTCATGCCCACGAACTTCCCCCGCCGCTCGAGCTCGCCGATCACGGTGAAGGGGCGTCCGCCGATGTAGATGCTCTTCCCCACCGACGTGCCGTGCGGGAAGAGGGATTCC harbors:
- the uvrA gene encoding excinuclease ABC subunit UvrA; its protein translation is MDLIKIRGAREHNLKSLDLDIPRNRLVVITGVSGSGKSSLAFDTLYAEGQRRYVESLSAYARQFLGQMEKPDVDQIEGLSPAISIEQRTAGTNPRSTVATVTEIYDYLRLLYARIGVQHCVQCGRPIRRQTVQEMVDHLLAAYRGRRLQILAPVVRGRKGEYRKEIAQWRRLGYVRARVDGGWVELEEEIALDKKRKHTIEIVVDRLPADTERRSRLHEALETATRLAEGLALALVDGEEEETLSSSAACPACGISYEPLQPRSFSFNSPYGACKTCDGLGTTMEIDADLVVPDRTKSLREGAIPMWGDAEGTWTKGTLKAVAKRLKISLDTPFGKLPASAKGALLSGLGDEKLDYAFRLKDGRTLSHTGKFRGILNELQRRYRETTSDAVREQIGALMTKKPCPACNGARLKPESLAVKVDGLSIAEWTGRPVTRALEVMRGMALSPRDAGIAAPVVKELRQRLEFLDDVGVGYLTLDRAAGTLSGGEAQRIRLATQIGSRLTGVLYILDEPSIGLHPVDNKKLLETLLALRDLGNSVLVVEHDRETMDAADHIVDLGPGAGRRGGYLVAEGTVEQVRAVPGSLTGQYLSGAREIPIPTERRAGSGAALEVVGARQNNLRGIRARFPLGTLVCVTGVSGSGKSTLVNDILYKALARRFYQAKEPPGAHEKIVGLEHVDKVVAIDQSPIGRTPRSNPATYTGVFTFIRDLFASTPEAKVRGYGPGRFSFNVKGGRCEACGGDGLCTIEMHFLPDVYVTCEVCRGKRYNRETLEVTFKGRSIADVLEMTVEDALELLGAVPPIRRKLETLAGVGLGYIHLGQAATTLSGGEAQRVKLASELSRVETGRTLYLLDEPTTGLHFEDVRQLLDVLDRLVDRGNTVIVIEHNGDVMARADWILDLGPGGGEAGGRVVAEGTPEAVAANPESKTGEALREFFRGQGKAVEAPPGRARRRREAVV
- a CDS encoding ABC transporter permease → MAIDVREGVTIAFRAIRSNKLRSFLTVLGVIIGITTIMAMVSIIEGLNRSMKAQLASIGTDVLYIRPFAPGAFFGGLPDSLRHRPWFKPEDAQAIRNQADAVLAVSPLNFTQGVKLRYGETETRANAVVGSSPDYLVTNGYAVVNGRYFTDAEVEHRSPVCVLGLDQVESLFPHGTSVGKSIYIGGRPFTVIGELERRGKFVGMSLDDIVITPYTSLEKNFGPDLPMVLNAKPRAPELIDTAKDQIIEVLRRQRRLRYSQSDNFAVFTDQSLVDLYKQITGAFYLVMVVISSIGLLVGGIGVMNIMLVSVTERTREIGIRKAIGARQKDVLWQFLVEAMTLTGTGGIIGVTLGLLVGWLIDVLTPLSFAVPPWGILLAFFSSTSIGLFFGMYPAVKAARLDPVEALRYE